A genomic segment from Pectinophora gossypiella chromosome 3, ilPecGoss1.1, whole genome shotgun sequence encodes:
- the LOC126379881 gene encoding uncharacterized protein LOC126379881 isoform X4 has product MQYKCLYAYLANPVNFEQVNRGLHCFVCKGKHRIYDCPAFLSMSIEERIQKASSLKLCLNCLRSGHIAGACRLSSCRICNARHNTMLHKPHTQTITATPSIDNVIPTSTTSTSTPNSVTSDASTSSISMSVTSTSQVVLSTALVDIVNPDNNQVETVKVLLDCGSMSSFITSDLKQRLQLDTQVLDATTIVGIGNSSLNFAPERGTVTVKSRCNPFSVTLSCLVLPEITATLPRRPINMKQFSFPSNISLADPSFNVPSKVDMLIGADLFWDLIGPRQQSLGANLPTLRESKLGWFLAGHIRDKQTSNLQVDNSNTSIQCNFSALESLHTKLSRFWELEELPTSQKASEAGVDAGNPCETHFMTHTTRLEDGRFSVRLPLVTTPDCLGDSYSVAKKRFLNLEKRFERHAQLKSMYSDFMKEYEDLGHMSESSLFKPPVSYFIPHHAVMREKSESTKLRVVYDASCRTSSGFSINDLQMIGPNIQDSLFNILVRFREYNYVMTGDIEKMYRQVQVDDCDRDLQLILWRSDPSSPLKTYRLNTVTYGFASASYLSTRCIWQLGEESYDPLIKTILQNDFYVDDLITGAQTEQELLYIQDSVVRALSSGCFNLRKFRSNSRGVLQNTLASSHDNLTLSQTYDTLGLNWNPDTDTLQFPMSVQGRESNVTTKRSILSQTFQIFDPLGLLSLCTIKPKILMQRLWASKIEWDSVVPSDIQRSWKRFIDNLSFISHITIPRNVIRDLPVSVELHAFSDASQAAYGACIYVKSIDQAGNTSILLYCAKARVAPSKAALTIPRLELCGALLAARLLCAVKSALRRQISKSYLWTDSSVVLGWIATEPSRLKVWVSNRVRQVQEMTSTSSWRYVPTAHNPADLASRGVDPHQVQDSTLWWQGPSFLSRPESEWPTLYSHKCDNLPELKVHTTLVTDSIKASIDISRYSKLQFLQRVIAYIYRFIHNCKNPHDKHTGSLTVDELEGAFTCLVRMSQQDSFPHELQTLQRQDNLKLKSSIVSLNPFLDSQGLLRVGGRLCNSQYEYEKKHPVLLHAKHHLTKLLFTQEHHRLLHAGPQLLLASIRERIWPLGGRELARRTARSCIKCRRISAQPLHNIMGNLPAQRITPDYPFSTVAVDFAGPFMITDRKGRGCKITKAYLCLFICFRSKCVHLEAVSELSRDAFMLTLRRFIARRGKPNDIFCDNGRNFVATARELGTFLSNNSDLIAHDASTHNINFHFSPAYAPNFNGLAEAGIKSAKFHLKRILGNSHLTFEEMSTLFAQVESILNSRPLCPLSSSPNDYTPLTPGHFLIGRPLMSLLSPSLEDENASRLNRYQRIEQAREHFWRRWQSEYISELQQRLKWRIRCRDLRPGDLVLIKEDNTSPLQWRLGRVQQLFPGADGIPRVADVATARGIVRRALSKICLLKADASNGGDDVSAVR; this is encoded by the exons ATGCAATACAAGTGCTTATATGCCTATCTAG CTAATCCAGTAAATTTCGAACAAGTCAATCGAGGTCTGCATTGTTTCGTCTGCAAGGGCAAGCATAGAATATACGACTGTCCAGCGTTCCTGTCCATGAGCATCGAGGAGCGGATACAAAAGGCTAGTTCACTGAAGCTCTGTCTGAACTGTCTGCGGAGCGGCCATATTGCAGGCGCTTGCAGGTTAAGTAGCTGTCGTATTTGCAATGCACGTCACAACACAATGCTTCATAAGCCACACACACAGACCATCACAGCCACTCCTAGTATTGACAATGTCATCCCTACAAGTACCACAAGTACAAGTACTCCCAATTCAGTCACAAGTGATGCAAGTACAAGTTCTATTTCTATGTCTGTCACTTCCACTAGCCAGGTTGTTCTTTCTACAGCACTAGTGGACATTGTCAATCCAGATAATAATCAAGTGGAAACAGTAAAGGTACTGTTAGACTGCGGAAGCATGTCTTCATTTATTACAAGTGATTTGAAGCAACGGCTTCAACTAGATACACAAGTGCTAGATGCCACTACTATAGTAGGTATTGGTAATTCTTCTCTTAATTTTGCTCCGGAGAGGGGCACTGTTACTGTCAAGTCTAGATGCAATCCATTTAGTGTCACATTGTCATGTCTCGTATTGCCTGAGATCACAGCCACATTACCTAGGCGCCCTATAAACATGAAACAATTTAGCTTCCCTAGTAACATCAGCTTAGCTGATCCCAGTTTCAATGTCCCAAGCAAGGTGGACATGCTTATAGGCGCGGATCTATTTTGGGATCTTATAGGCCCACGACAGCAGTCGTTGGGTGCTAATTTACCCACTCTGCGAGAGTCCAAGTTAGGCTGGTTCTTAGCAGGTCATATACGTGACAAACAAACAAGTAATTTACAAGTGGACAATTCTAACACAAGtattcaatgtaatttttcaGCACTGGAGAGTCTGCACACCAAACTGAGCAGGTTCTGGGAGCTAGAGGAGCTTCCGACGTCGCAGAAGGCTTCGGAGGCGGGAGTCGATGCAGGGAACCCATGCGAGACACATTTCATGACACACACCACCCGTTTAGAAGATGGTAGGTTCTCTGTCCGATTACCACTAGTAACCACTCCCGACTGTCTCGGAGACTCTTACAGTGTCGCTAAGAAGCGATTTCTCAATCTAGAAAAGCGTTTTGAACGCCATGCCCAGTTAAAGTCTATGTATTCCGACTTTATGAAGGAATATGAAGACTTAGGACACATGTCCGAATCCAGTCTATTCAAGCCACcagtttcttattttattcCTCATCACGCGGTGATGCGAGAGAAATCCGAGTCCACCAAGCTGCGAGTTGTCTATGACGCCTCATGTCGTACGTCGTCAGGCTTTTCCATCAATGACCTTCAAATGATCGGTCCTAATATTCAAGATTCCCTTTTTAATATTCTAGTTCGATTCAGGGAATACAATTACGTCATGACGGGCGACATTGAAAAAATGTATAGACAGGTACAAGTAGATGATTGTGATCGCGACTTACAGTTGATACTGTGGAGAAGCGACCCTTCTAGTCCATTGAAAACATATAGGTTAAATACAGTAACCTATGGCTTCGCTAGTGCAAGTTACTTAAGTACAAGGTGCATATGGCAGTTGGGCGAAGAGAGTTATGATccattaattaaaactattttacaaaATGATTTCTATGTTGATGATTTGATTACAGGGGCTCAAACTGAACAAGAACTGCTCTACATACAAGATTCTGTGGTCCGAGCCCTGTCATCGGGTTGTTTTAACTTACGCAAGTTCAGATCGAATTCTAGGGGTGTGTTGCAAAATACGCTAGCTAGTTCTCATGACAATTTAACTCTCAGCCAGacatatgacaccttgggactTAACTGGAACCCTGATACAGACACTCTACAATTTCCAATGTCTGTACAAGGTCGAGAATCCAATGTTACAACAAAACGCTCTATATTGTCtcaaacatttcaaatttttgatCCTCTAGGTCTACTTAGTCTATGTACTATAAAACCAAAGATCTTAATGCAAAGACTTTGGGCTAGCAAGATTGAATGGGATTCAGTTGTTCCTTCCGACATACAAAGGTCATGGAAACGATTCATTGATAACCtatcatttatttcacacattACTATTCCAAGAAATGTAATTAGAGACTTACCTGTTTCAGTCGAGCTTCACGCCTTCAGTGACGCTTCCCAGGCTGCCTACGGTGCTTGCATCTACGTCAAGTCTATCGATCAAGCAGGAAACACGAGCATTCTTCTCTACTGTGCTAAGGCACGCGTAGCACCGTCTAAGGCGGCTCTCACCATCCCGCGCCTGGAGCTGTGCGGCGCGCTACTCGCGGCCCGCCTGCTGTGCGCTGTAAAGAGCGCCCTCCGCCGGCAGATAAGCAAGTCTTACCTGTGGACGGACTCCAGCGTCGTGCTAGGGTGGATCGCCACCGAACCCTCGAGACTTAAAGTCTGGGTTTCCAATAGGGTTAGGCAGGTTCAAGAAATGACAAGTACTTCATCGTGGCGGTACGTCCCTACCGCTCACAACCCAGCCGATCTAGCATCCCGCGGCGTAGACCCACATCAAGTTCAAGACTCCACCTTATGGTGGCAAGGTCCATCATTTTTGTCTAGGCCTGAATCCGAGTGGCCTACTCTCTATTCTCACAAGTGTGACAACCTTCCAGAGTTAAAGGTACACACTACTCTAGTTACGGACTCTATCAAGGCTAGTATCGATATATCTAGGTATTCAAAATTGCAATTCTTACAACGAGTCATTGCTTACATTTATCGATTCATACATAATTGCAAGAACCCCCATGATAAGCACACTGGCTCGCTAACTGTCGATGAGTTAGAGGGTGCATTCACATGTCTAGTTAGAATGTCACAACAAGACTCTTTCCCTCACGAATTACAGACtttacaaagacaagacaatctCAAGCTCAAGTCTAGTATCGTATCATTAAACCCATTTCTAGATTCCCAGGGCTTGCTCAGAGTTGGTGGAAGACTGTGCAATTCACAGTACGAGTACGAGAAGAAGCACCCAGTTTTATTGCACGCGAAACACCACCTCACTAAGCTCTTATTTACACAAGAACACCACAGGCTGCTGCACGCGGGACCACAATTGTTGCTCGCGTCCATACGAGAACGCATCTGGCCGCTAGGTGGTAGAGAGTTGGCTCGTCGTACAGCGAGAAGCTGTATCAAGTGTCGGCGTATCAGCGCTCAACCTCTACACAACATTATGGGTAACTTACCGGCGCAGCGAATCACACCTGACTACCCTTTTAGTACAGTCGCCGTTGATTTCGCGGGTCCTTTTATGATTACAGACAGGAAGGGTCGAGGCTGTAAGATAACAAAGGCATATCTATGCCTATTTATATGTTTCAGGTCCAAGTGTGTCCATCTCGAGGCGGTGAGTGAATTGTCGAGAGACGCATTCATGTTAACACTGCGTAGGTTTATCGCTCGCAGGGGTAAGCCGAATGACATTTTTTGTGATAATGGGAGGAATTTTGTTGCTACTGCTAGGGAGCTAGGTACGTTTTTATCTAACAATTCTGACCTCATTGCGCATGACGCCAGCACTCATAACATAAATTTTCACTTCTCCCCTGCTTACGCACCTAATTTTAATGGACTTGCAGAGGCCGGAATAAAATCTGCTAAATTCCATTTAAAACGCATACTAGGCAATTCTCATCTAACGTTTGAAGAGATGTCTACTCTTTTTGCACAAGTCGAGTCAATCCTTAATAGCAGACCCCTGTGTCCCTTGTCATCATCCCCTAACGACTATACCCCCCTTACTCCGGGACACTTTCTGATAGGCAGACCACTAATGTCACTGCTATCGCCTTCTCTAGAAGACGAAAATGCATCCCGCCTGAACCGCTACCAGCGCATCGAGCAAGCTAGAGAACATTTTTGGCGCCGGTGGCAATCCGAATATATCTCCGAGCTGCAACAAAGGCTTAAATGGCGTATTCGTTGCAGAGATCTGAGACCTGGTGACTTGGTGCTCATCAAAGAAGACAACACGTCACCACTCCAGTGGCGCTTGGGTCGTGTACAACAACTCTTCCCGGGCGCAGACGGCATTCCGCGCGTCGCTGACGTGGCTACCGCCAGGGGCATCGTGCGACGAGCTCTATCGAAGATCTGCTTGTTGAAAGCGGACGCTTCCAACGGGGGCGACGATGTTAGCGCCGTACGCTAG
- the LOC126379881 gene encoding uncharacterized protein LOC126379881 isoform X2, whose product MSVEVNKELNELTVKRRSVKGRITKFSKYLNSLPAGDLSVQDRSQLCTKLEKFTVMFDSFDDLQSRIEVYNEDNLDDELQEREEIEDSFHSNIAFAKVKLGTISLAETSGQAERESATYTPNDSQCAHSCGGQQDLGFRLPVIQISNFDGTYFKWLEFRDTFESLIHNNTRIKPINKFHYLCSYLQGEAARVISNLEVSDKNYSEAWDLLCERYNNKRQLTTNHLNSLFKIDPISRESDKSLRFLVDHVTKNLRALNNLGQPTDQWDTLIIHIMSSKLDNITSLKWEEHRSSSSKEMPSLDDFFKFLKGRADVLESVQRSKQDKQVSSGNNNTHNKYQRANKSVNVISANPVNFEQVNRGLHCFVCKGKHRIYDCPAFLSMSIEERIQKASSLKLCLNCLRSGHIAGACRLSSCRICNARHNTMLHKPHTQTITATPSIDNVIPTSTTSTSTPNSVTSDASTSSISMSVTSTSQVVLSTALVDIVNPDNNQVETVKVLLDCGSMSSFITSDLKQRLQLDTQVLDATTIVGIGNSSLNFAPERGTVTVKSRCNPFSVTLSCLVLPEITATLPRRPINMKQFSFPSNISLADPSFNVPSKVDMLIGADLFWDLIGPRQQSLGANLPTLRESKLGWFLAGHIRDKQTSNLQVDNSNTSIQCNFSALESLHTKLSRFWELEELPTSQKASEAGVDAGNPCETHFMTHTTRLEDGRFSVRLPLVTTPDCLGDSYSVAKKRFLNLEKRFERHAQLKSMYSDFMKEYEDLGHMSESSLFKPPVSYFIPHHAVMREKSESTKLRVVYDASCRTSSGFSINDLQMIGPNIQDSLFNILVRFREYNYVMTGDIEKMYRQVQVDDCDRDLQLILWRSDPSSPLKTYRLNTVTYGFASASYLSTRCIWQLGEESYDPLIKTILQNDFYVDDLITGAQTEQELLYIQDSVVRALSSGCFNLRKFRSNSRGVLQNTLASSHDNLTLSQTYDTLGLNWNPDTDTLQFPMSVQGRESNVTTKRSILSQTFQIFDPLGLLSLCTIKPKILMQRLWASKIEWDSVVPSDIQRSWKRFIDNLSFISHITIPRNVIRDLPVSVELHAFSDASQAAYGACIYVKSIDQAGNTSILLYCAKARVAPSKAALTIPRLELCGALLAARLLCAVKSALRRQISKSYLWTDSSVVLGWIATEPSRLKVWVSNRVRQVQEMTSTSSWRYVPTAHNPADLASRGVDPHQVQDSTLWWQGPSFLSRPESEWPTLYSHKCDNLPELKVHTTLVTDSIKASIDISRYSKLQFLQRVIAYIYRFIHNCKNPHDKHTGSLTVDELEGAFTCLVRMSQQDSFPHELQTLQRQDNLKLKSSIVSLNPFLDSQGLLRVGGRLCNSQYEYEKKHPVLLHAKHHLTKLLFTQEHHRLLHAGPQLLLASIRERIWPLGGRELARRTARSCIKCRRISAQPLHNIMGNLPAQRITPDYPFSTVAVDFAGPFMITDRKGRGCKITKAYLCLFICFRSKCVHLEAVSELSRDAFMLTLRRFIARREI is encoded by the exons atGAGTGTCGAAGTAAACAAAGAGTTAAACGAGTTAACAGTGAAGCGTCGCTCTGTAAAGGGCAGAATTACGAAGTTTAGCAAGTATTTAAATTCTTTACCGGCTGGAGACCTATCAGTTCAGGATCGCAGCCAGTTATGCACGAAGCTCGAGAAGTTTACTGTGATGTTTGATAGTTTTGACGACTTACAATCACGTATTGAAGTCTATAACGAGGATAATTTGGATGACGAGTTGCAAGAACGTGAGGAAATAGAGGACAGTTTTCATAGCAACATAGCATTCGCTAAGGTCAAGTTAGGCACAATTTCCCTTGCCGAAACGAGTGGACAGGCAGAGCGTGAGAGTGCAACATACACTCCCAATGATTCACAATGCGCTCATAGCTGCGGAGGTCAGCAAGACCTTGGTTTCCGTCTTCCAGTCATTCAAATCTCAAACTTTGATGGTACGTATTTCAAATGGCTTGAATTTCGTGACACATTCGAGTCGTTAATTCATAACAATACGCGGATTAAGCCGATCAACAAGTTTCATTATTTATGCTCGTATCTGCAAGGGGAAGCTGCGCGTGTCATTTCAAATCTAGAAGTTTCTGATAAGAATTATAGTGAAGCATGGGACTTACTTTGCGAGCGATATAACAACAAACGCCAATTGACAACTAATCACTTAAATTCCTTGTTTAAAATTGATCCTATCTCACGCGAATCTGACAAGTCACTCAGGTTTCTAGTGGACCACGTAACTAAAAATTTACGTGCTTTAAATAACCTTGGGCAGCCCACAGATCAGTGGGACACATTAATCATCCATATTATGTCCTCTAAACTAGATAATATTACAAGTTTGAAATGGGAGGAGCATAGGTCAAGTTCTAGTAAGGAAATGCCGTCTCTTGATGATTTCTTCAAGTTCCTCAAGGGTCGAGCAGACGTTCTAGAGTCAGTACAAAGATCTAAACAAGATAAACAAGTCTCGAGTGGCAACAATAATACACATAACAAGTATCAAAGGGCTAACAAATCTGTGAATGTCATTTCAGCTAATCCAGTAAATTTCGAACAAGTCAATCGAGGTCTGCATTGTTTCGTCTGCAAGGGCAAGCATAGAATATACGACTGTCCAGCGTTCCTGTCCATGAGCATCGAGGAGCGGATACAAAAGGCTAGTTCACTGAAGCTCTGTCTGAACTGTCTGCGGAGCGGCCATATTGCAGGCGCTTGCAGGTTAAGTAGCTGTCGTATTTGCAATGCACGTCACAACACAATGCTTCATAAGCCACACACACAGACCATCACAGCCACTCCTAGTATTGACAATGTCATCCCTACAAGTACCACAAGTACAAGTACTCCCAATTCAGTCACAAGTGATGCAAGTACAAGTTCTATTTCTATGTCTGTCACTTCCACTAGCCAGGTTGTTCTTTCTACAGCACTAGTGGACATTGTCAATCCAGATAATAATCAAGTGGAAACAGTAAAGGTACTGTTAGACTGCGGAAGCATGTCTTCATTTATTACAAGTGATTTGAAGCAACGGCTTCAACTAGATACACAAGTGCTAGATGCCACTACTATAGTAGGTATTGGTAATTCTTCTCTTAATTTTGCTCCGGAGAGGGGCACTGTTACTGTCAAGTCTAGATGCAATCCATTTAGTGTCACATTGTCATGTCTCGTATTGCCTGAGATCACAGCCACATTACCTAGGCGCCCTATAAACATGAAACAATTTAGCTTCCCTAGTAACATCAGCTTAGCTGATCCCAGTTTCAATGTCCCAAGCAAGGTGGACATGCTTATAGGCGCGGATCTATTTTGGGATCTTATAGGCCCACGACAGCAGTCGTTGGGTGCTAATTTACCCACTCTGCGAGAGTCCAAGTTAGGCTGGTTCTTAGCAGGTCATATACGTGACAAACAAACAAGTAATTTACAAGTGGACAATTCTAACACAAGtattcaatgtaatttttcaGCACTGGAGAGTCTGCACACCAAACTGAGCAGGTTCTGGGAGCTAGAGGAGCTTCCGACGTCGCAGAAGGCTTCGGAGGCGGGAGTCGATGCAGGGAACCCATGCGAGACACATTTCATGACACACACCACCCGTTTAGAAGATGGTAGGTTCTCTGTCCGATTACCACTAGTAACCACTCCCGACTGTCTCGGAGACTCTTACAGTGTCGCTAAGAAGCGATTTCTCAATCTAGAAAAGCGTTTTGAACGCCATGCCCAGTTAAAGTCTATGTATTCCGACTTTATGAAGGAATATGAAGACTTAGGACACATGTCCGAATCCAGTCTATTCAAGCCACcagtttcttattttattcCTCATCACGCGGTGATGCGAGAGAAATCCGAGTCCACCAAGCTGCGAGTTGTCTATGACGCCTCATGTCGTACGTCGTCAGGCTTTTCCATCAATGACCTTCAAATGATCGGTCCTAATATTCAAGATTCCCTTTTTAATATTCTAGTTCGATTCAGGGAATACAATTACGTCATGACGGGCGACATTGAAAAAATGTATAGACAGGTACAAGTAGATGATTGTGATCGCGACTTACAGTTGATACTGTGGAGAAGCGACCCTTCTAGTCCATTGAAAACATATAGGTTAAATACAGTAACCTATGGCTTCGCTAGTGCAAGTTACTTAAGTACAAGGTGCATATGGCAGTTGGGCGAAGAGAGTTATGATccattaattaaaactattttacaaaATGATTTCTATGTTGATGATTTGATTACAGGGGCTCAAACTGAACAAGAACTGCTCTACATACAAGATTCTGTGGTCCGAGCCCTGTCATCGGGTTGTTTTAACTTACGCAAGTTCAGATCGAATTCTAGGGGTGTGTTGCAAAATACGCTAGCTAGTTCTCATGACAATTTAACTCTCAGCCAGacatatgacaccttgggactTAACTGGAACCCTGATACAGACACTCTACAATTTCCAATGTCTGTACAAGGTCGAGAATCCAATGTTACAACAAAACGCTCTATATTGTCtcaaacatttcaaatttttgatCCTCTAGGTCTACTTAGTCTATGTACTATAAAACCAAAGATCTTAATGCAAAGACTTTGGGCTAGCAAGATTGAATGGGATTCAGTTGTTCCTTCCGACATACAAAGGTCATGGAAACGATTCATTGATAACCtatcatttatttcacacattACTATTCCAAGAAATGTAATTAGAGACTTACCTGTTTCAGTCGAGCTTCACGCCTTCAGTGACGCTTCCCAGGCTGCCTACGGTGCTTGCATCTACGTCAAGTCTATCGATCAAGCAGGAAACACGAGCATTCTTCTCTACTGTGCTAAGGCACGCGTAGCACCGTCTAAGGCGGCTCTCACCATCCCGCGCCTGGAGCTGTGCGGCGCGCTACTCGCGGCCCGCCTGCTGTGCGCTGTAAAGAGCGCCCTCCGCCGGCAGATAAGCAAGTCTTACCTGTGGACGGACTCCAGCGTCGTGCTAGGGTGGATCGCCACCGAACCCTCGAGACTTAAAGTCTGGGTTTCCAATAGGGTTAGGCAGGTTCAAGAAATGACAAGTACTTCATCGTGGCGGTACGTCCCTACCGCTCACAACCCAGCCGATCTAGCATCCCGCGGCGTAGACCCACATCAAGTTCAAGACTCCACCTTATGGTGGCAAGGTCCATCATTTTTGTCTAGGCCTGAATCCGAGTGGCCTACTCTCTATTCTCACAAGTGTGACAACCTTCCAGAGTTAAAGGTACACACTACTCTAGTTACGGACTCTATCAAGGCTAGTATCGATATATCTAGGTATTCAAAATTGCAATTCTTACAACGAGTCATTGCTTACATTTATCGATTCATACATAATTGCAAGAACCCCCATGATAAGCACACTGGCTCGCTAACTGTCGATGAGTTAGAGGGTGCATTCACATGTCTAGTTAGAATGTCACAACAAGACTCTTTCCCTCACGAATTACAGACtttacaaagacaagacaatctCAAGCTCAAGTCTAGTATCGTATCATTAAACCCATTTCTAGATTCCCAGGGCTTGCTCAGAGTTGGTGGAAGACTGTGCAATTCACAGTACGAGTACGAGAAGAAGCACCCAGTTTTATTGCACGCGAAACACCACCTCACTAAGCTCTTATTTACACAAGAACACCACAGGCTGCTGCACGCGGGACCACAATTGTTGCTCGCGTCCATACGAGAACGCATCTGGCCGCTAGGTGGTAGAGAGTTGGCTCGTCGTACAGCGAGAAGCTGTATCAAGTGTCGGCGTATCAGCGCTCAACCTCTACACAACATTATGGGTAACTTACCGGCGCAGCGAATCACACCTGACTACCCTTTTAGTACAGTCGCCGTTGATTTCGCGGGTCCTTTTATGATTACAGACAGGAAGGGTCGAGGCTGTAAGATAACAAAGGCATATCTATGCCTATTTATATGTTTCAGGTCCAAGTGTGTCCATCTCGAGGCGGTGAGTGAATTGTCGAGAGACGCATTCATGTTAACACTGCGTAGGTTTATCGCTCGCAGGG AGATCTGA